GCCCCATTCCCCAAAAGCCTCGTCCTTGTTAGAGAGCTCCAGGTTGTCTTTTTTATTAAGAGACAGAGAAGAGAAATTACGTGAGAGAGAGGAACGACTGTCAAGCTCCTTAGAAAGAAACAAGTTTTACTCCTTTGCATTGGACAAGACAATCACACCAGACACAAAGGCCTTGCTTGAAAGAGCTaaatctctctcttcctctagAGAGGAAAATTGGTCCTTTCTAGACTGGGATTCGCGATTCGCGAGCTTTCGAAACAATAAAGACAAAGAGAAGGTTGACTCAGCCCCGAGACCTATTCCATCTTGgtatatgaaaaagaaaaaaattaggaCTGATTCAGAAGGTGGAAAACTGGATGATAAGAAAGAAGACCATAAAGAGGAGGAACAAGAGAGGCAGGAACTGTTTGCATCTCGGTTTTTGCATAGCTCAATCTTTGAACAGGACTCCAAACGCCTGCAGCATTTGGAGAGGAAAGATGATGAGCTGGACTTCATTTCTGGGAGGCTGTATGGGAGACAGTCTTCCTCTGACGGGACTAACAGTGCAGCTGACCTGGTGCAGGAGCCTGTGGTTCTTTTCCACAGCAGGTTTATTGAACTGACACGAatgcagcagaaagaaaaggagaaagatcaGAAACCAAAAGAAGTGGAAAAACAGGAGGATAAAGAAAACCGACCCAAAACACCAGAAACAGTTCCTGATAGTAAAGAACCAGAGCATAAAACTTCTTCAGTGGTTGGTCCCTCTTCAGTCGCTGTCCTGCCACAGGAACCAGCACCAGTCACTTCTGAGAAGGTAGTGAATGAGAAGGTGGTGGTGGAAACAGCTTctgtaaaagaagaaaaaccatCTGAAcctgttgctgctgcagaggaaccaAAAGCTTTGCCTGAACTTGCTGCTCCTATCAAAAGTGAACCACCCGAGCAAACTGAAGCCCCACCAGCCATAGAAGCTAGTAAAGAAGCAGTCACTACAACCCTGGCACCGGAGGAAGATGCTGTGGCAATGGAGCATCCTTCATACTTGGATACCAAGCCTCCTACTCCTGGGTCTTCATTTTCCAAAGCTGAAGATGGTGTAGACCCAGAACCTGAAGGTGTCCAGCTGATTGCACCTCTGTCCAAGCTTGTTCAGAAACCTGATGATGCTGCTGAGCCAAAAGAAGAAaatcctccacctccctccaaCGCTGATGCCAGTGTGAGTCAAAAGGTAGAGGCAGCTGCCGAGGTCCCCCCACCCATGTCTGACAATGATATGGAAGTGGAAGCTCCAGTGGTTGCCAAGGATAAGAAGTCTTACAAGAGCAAACGCTCCAAGACTCCTGTGCAGTCGGCTGTGGCTAGTGTCCCGGAGAAGCCTGTCACAAGGAAGAGCGAAAGAATTGACCGTGAAAAGCTGAAAAGGTCAAGCTCTCCTCGAGGGGAGATGCAGAAACTCTCTGAGTTGAAAGTAGAGGTGGAGAAGGTCTCGAGAAACGCTGCTAAATCCCCCAGTTCCGCTGCAGAGCCTGAAAACGTGGAGCCAAGTTTGCCAATAGGCCGGACCAGGCGCAGAAACGTCAGGTCAGTCTACGCTACCACGGGGGATAACGAAGGTCCGTCTCCGGTGAAGGACTCCATGGAGGTCACTAGATCCACcagaaagagaggggaaaaggatccACAGGAAACAGTGGCAGCTGTTCCAACGACCCCAAGGAGGGGAAGACCTCCAAAAACCCGCCGCAAGCCGGAGGAGGACATCTCTCCAATAAAAACAGAAGCAGTACAGCAAGaagtggaggaggctgaagttAAAGACGCTGTGGAAGCTCCAAAGCCTACAGAAGGCTGGAGGTCTCCCAGATCCCAGAAACTAACACAGGGTTACTCATCAACTGCTACCAGCCAAcaggggaagaaagggaagaacgAACCAAAAGCAGATACCTCAGCTGAATCTGAAGATGCTGCTGAAAGGAGTGGACAGGAATTGGGTGTTGGTGACAATGGCAATAAAGCCAAAGTCACGGAGAAAGAGCCGGTGGTGAGTGAGCAGAAGCGCGACAGGAAAGAACTGGATGTGGAGAAGAACCAGCTAGAAATCCCCACGGCTGAGGTCATCGAGAAGAAACCGGTGCCAGAAAAGGTTACAAAATCCAAAAGGGGAAGGtataaaaacaccaaaacagttGTAGATAAAGCCTCTGTCTGCCTCAAGAACGTGGAGATCCGCCTCAATGTGGACGAGGTCAAAGGCGCCTTGCGGCCAGCTGATGAGGatgcagagccagtggcagtgTCACCGGCTAAAATGAAGAGCCCTCAGAAGGAGGACATCTTGCCACCCCATTTTGTTAAGAACGAGGTGGAAGATTCGTTCCCAGAAACAGAGAAGGAGGTGCTGCGGGAAGCAAAACAGTCCCCTGAAGCCGCCCAGTTAGCAAAACAGAttgaactggagcaggctgtggagaaCATCGCAAAGCTCACCGAAACCCCACCATCGATGGCTGCCTACAAAGAGCCAGCGGCAGATGTGTCTGAAGTGcgtcaggaggaggagggagataAACCTGCACACCAGGCCAGCgagacagagctggcagcagccatcgGCTCCATCATCAATGATATCTCTGGGGAGACAGAAAGCTTTCCTGCACCCCCAACGTATCCTGCTGAATCTGAGGCTGAAATGCCCGCAGAGCCCTTGGTGCTGCCATCCCCTCGGGAAGAGATGGAACCTGAGACGGATCAAGCAGTGAATAATATCCTGGAGACTGAGGCTGCCGTGGAGCCTGCAGTGCAACCGGTTCCCAGCTCTGCCCCGTCGGCAGTGGAGGTGGAGAGCAAGGAGGCCGAAGTCAGCTTCAGTGAATCTTCTAACTCTGCGCAGGAGGCTGAGACCTTGCAAGAGGCTGAAGTTGCGCGGAAGGAAAAGGGACGGCAAAAAACCACGCGGCAGAGGCGCAAAAGGAGCACGGGCAGGAAGGGTGACATTGTCGAAGTCAACACCTTCGAGACGGAGAGGGTACAGAGCAAGTCACCCCCTGTCAACGAAGTCAAGACAAAGCCTGAAGAAGCCTCAAAGGAAGAAAAGCCAACTAAGGTGGCAGCTCAGGTGTCTGTGGAGCCAAGTGCTTCAGATgccagcaaggctgcagctgctgatgtTGTTGTGGCTGCGCATGAAGCCATTGCTGAGACTGGCAGCTCTCCGAAGGCGcccactccagctcctctggacTTGGTCACCCCACCGGTTCCTCTTGACGAGGGGAGTCAGAGTGGGTTCAAGATACGGTCACCCTTGGAGAACACACCCATCACACCACCAAGTGCCCCAAACGCAGCCCTTCCTCCCATCCCTGCGGCCAAGCTGCCCACCCCGGTGCCCACAGCCATCGTCCCCCTCCATGCTGGCGCTGCTAAGGTGCCAGAGTGGATGGTGAGACACGAGGAGCCCCGTGCCCGTTCCACACCCCCACCTGCTCTTCCGCCGGACACGAAGGCGTCAGATATCGATACAAACTCCAGCACCTTGAGGAAGATACTGATGGAGCCCAAGTATGTCTCGGCAACGAGCATAACCTCCACGCACGTCACAACGGCACACGCTGAGCCAGTGAGTGCACCGTCTTTGGAGGAGGCACCCCTCCACCCCGCTGTAGAGGCCATCAAGCCAGTGTCAGAGGAGAAGCCAGCAGTTCCCATCACCAACGCCTTGGATCCGCCGGTGGCCGAAGCGCCGGTGTTCACCGAGAAGGAAAAGATCAGCACTGTGATCGCTCCCAAAGCCACTTCGGTTATAAGCAGGATGCCCCACAGTGTAgatctggaggaggctcccaggatcACCTTGGTGAAACAAGCTCCCCAAACCCAGACGTGTCTGGTTAATGCCCCCTCGCCCAAATTTAAGCAGAGGTCAAGCACAAATGATAACAGCAGGTTTCATCCGGGGTCGATGTCTATCATTGAGGAGAGACCTGTGGAGACTGGGTCCAGCCCGGGGCTGCGAGTGAACACCTCAGAaggtgtggtgctgctgagtTACTCAGGCCAGAAGACAGAAGGCCCCCAGCGTATTAGTGCCAAGATCAGCCAGATTCCCCCAGCCAGTGCTGTGGACATAGAGTTCCAGCAGTCTGTGTCCAAGTCTCAGATTAAGCAGGAGCCCATCACACCATCCCAGCCAACACCAAAGGGCTCCCAGACCTCGGCAGCCTATGGGACTGTTTccacccattcctccttggtaCTAGGATCACAACCTTACAATACGTCACCTGTCATCTCCTCTGTCAAACAAGAGCGCACCGTGCTGGAGAAGCCTGATGCCTCCCACCTCTCTGTCCAGCCTCCATCCTCTCAGCCCGGCAAGGTCCTCACGCAGGCTGTCAACACTCCACCTGTGCTCGTCCATAGCCAGATGGTCGTGAACAAAAAACTGTCCGATCCAGCTGCTCTCAAAGTGGAGACCAAGACTCTGCaaccttccagcctgagccctggACTGAGTCCTCACCACCCTTCCCTCTCAGGGAAGATGCATTCAGAGGCCAACCACATCAGCTCGGGACCCAGCACCCCAACCGACCGGGCAATTTCCCACTTAGGGGTCACCAAGCAGGAGCCGCACTCGCCGCGTACCAGCGGGCACTCACCGTCGCCGTTCCCCCGCACTTGCCATCCTGGCAGCACCTCGTCTCCAGCTTTATCGAGCAGTACCCCGGTCATGCTGGCACCGGGCATTCCCGTGCCCCAGTACATATCCAGCATGCATCCTGAGCAATCTGTGATCATGCCCCCTCACAGCGTAACGCAGACTGTGTCCTTGGGCCATCTCTCCCAAGGCGAGGTGAGGATGAacacccctcctctctccagcatCCCTTACGGCATCCGCCCGGAAGCTCTCCACTCCCCCCGAGCTGCTCTGCAACCCCAGATAGAGATCAAACCTCAGCAGTCCAGCACGCCCCAGCCAGCTCCCATGCGGGACATAGTCATGCCTCCTCTGTCTTCTCAGCATCCCCCCGAGGAGGAGATGCACTACCACCACACCACGGTGTGCCGAGGCCCGGCCCAGGTTCAGTCCGACGTGCTGGTGATGCAGCCGGATTACCGCATGCACCCCTCGAGCATCAGGCTGGACCAGTACAACGTGCCGCGGGACGTCCGGATGATCATGCACCCGCACATGGCTGCCGTGGGCGAGCACCACTCGGAATCCAGACAGTCCCGGACGCCCGAAGGGGCTGTGAAAACCCCTCCTGTCAGCAAGACCccgcagcctggaaaagagacgCCCAAATCCTCCGAGGGCAAGATGGCTCACTCTCCTCACAGCGAGCCGCGGCTCCTCAGcgtccctgccagcagccagctgcctgGACTGCCTCTGACACAGCCCGTGGTGGTCCCACACGGGGTGCAGATCATGCACCCTGCAGGGAGCTCCTTTCATGATTACCGGTCTGTCTACGGCGACATGAGGAATTACCACACGGCGGCACAGCTTGGgcacccccagttcccaggTGCCTCGCCGATTGGGCTGCCTTCCCGGAGCATGACCCCGTCTCAGGTGAGAAAGAGAaccattttcttctccttctgcctgAAATCTGGAGCACTTGGAGCTAATGGCAGCCCCAGCATGGCTCTGTGTGGCTGAGTTTAGCTCTCTGTGTTTAGTGTCCAAGCCTTGCTTATGCTCATGGCACAAGGGGAGTTGGTTTTGTGTGGGAAATGGGCTTTGAGCCCTCAGGTCAGCCACAGAGGAGAGGTAAAAACCTCGTTAagtgcttcattctgtgattcgttTAGGGCTCTGACCAGAAGATGTGAAGCTGAATTAACAGGTTTCTAGACATAGAGGTGTCAGGGGGAGGTTTGTCAGCATTGAGGAGGTCTCTAGCTCAGATATCTTTGGTCAAGTGGACTTGAAGCAGGATTCAGGGGATGTGATTTCAGCTTTCAGGTGCGAGAGGCTGGTGGAGTGGCCTTTGAAAGCGGGGAGCTGGCTTAGGCACCACTCCAACAGGGCTGGTACTGCGGCCTGGAGATGCAGCTTTCTCCACCAGCAATTTGACAGTGTGTCCTGGCAACTTCATGAacaagctctgctgtgctcacagcctaaaatcttccctcttccctcactGCTGGCTTTCCAGGGTCTGCCGGAGAGCGAGCACTCGCACAGCAGCCAGCCGGTGCGCAGCAAGACTCCTCAGATCCCGCAGGATCCCAAGGGCCCGGCGGCAGCAGGACCCGAGCAGAGTCACCACCCCACTGTAAATAGGCATGCGGCACAGATAGAGCCTCACGTCCACCTTCAGAGGGCGCAGGCAGACACAGGCCAGACCTCCTACCCTTCGCCCGTGGCCATTTCGATGAAACAGGAGCTTCCCTCACCGCACCAGCCGCAGGCTGTTCCCAAGCAGTCCATGTTTATCCCCACCACATCTGGGCCCGGGGCCCCGCCGGGGCTGCCCCTCAATCGCCCTGAGCCCCAGTCTGCCCTCAAACAGGAGCCCTCTCCTCATGCCGTATCACAGAGACCTGTGGACATGGTTCAGCTTCTGACGGTGAGTGTCGGCTCTGGCCTGTTCTGGCTGAGCAGGGTCCTGTTCCTTGGCAGGGGAGAGATAATCAAGTTCTGAATAGCtcagctcacctgcagcacccAAACCTGGCCTCTGGCATCAGATATGGAGAAGTCAGTTGATCATCTGTCTGCTTTCTGGGTGGATTTTGGCATAAACCACtctgccacagccccagggctgaggaagaggagggagatggTGAGTAGCAGGCACTGGCAAGGAGTTGCTTTCAGCACTGATTATTTCCAGCACTCCTTCAGTAGTTCTCCTGCTGTTGCTGGTTCTCAGTTGTCCCATTtagaagagagaaaacagcatttGGTGGCAGCCCTGTGCTACCTCAGGCTGTCTGGGAGGCTGAAGGGTGCTCTGCTGTTTGGATGAGTGGAGTCATCCAGGTGGCCTCAAACTGGGGTGGTGCCACATCTGTACCAGGGCTGTGTACCAAGGCACTGGGAGGCAAAGGAGCGGCTCATGTGGTGTGTAAgcttcccccctccttcctctgTGTTTGACagtcctccttctcttcccagaAATACCCCATTGTCTGGCAGGGCCTTTTGGCTCTCAAAAACgacactgctgctgttcagctCCACTTTGTCTCCGGGAATAACGTCCTGGCACACCGCTCGCTGCCCGCGCCCGAGGGAGGGCCCCCGCTGAGGATCGCCCAGCGCATGCGGCTGGAGGCTTCGCAGCTGGAGGGCGTCGCCCGCAGGATGATGGTGAGGGTCGGGATGGGGGGTTGGGAACAAGTGCTGCCTTGGGAAGTGCTAAGAACTGGGCTCTTTCTAGCAGCTATGTGACAAATTCCCACCAGCTCTCCCAGGAACTTGGGCTCACCTTGCTTCTGTCATGTCATGGTGCAGTGGAGGCCGCCAagagggtcagagagctgcagcacccctgctgtggggacaggctgggagagttggggctgttcagcctgcagaacagaaggctccagggagaccttagagctgcatttcaatttctgaaggggacctacaagaagactggggagggactgttcagaaggggctgtggggatagcacagggggcaatggtttgaaactggagcagggcagatttagattggacgtcAAGAAGATGTTCAGCACAATGAGGgaagtgagacactggaacaggttgcccaggggtgtggttgaggccccatccctggagacatttgagATCAAATTTGCTGTGGCCCTggaccagcctgctctagttggaggtgtccctgctgagtgcaggggggttggacaagatgagctttgagggtcccttccaacccagtgcaacctGTGAAGCTGTGCTTTCGGGGTTCTGATTGTAGCTGTGTGTTTGGagatggaactagatggtctttaaggtccctcctttcaagccagaccattctgtgattctatcattcctTCCTCCCAGAGAGTGTGAAATGCAGACTGTAAGTCATGAGTAATAGCTGTTCCTCTGCATTTGTAGGGAAGGGGATGGCACAGTTGGGACTTTATAGTTGTCTGTCCCTGATCcctggaagaaattcctcctgaccctgtgaggagaggctgagggagctgggggggtgcagcctgcagcagaggaggctcagggcagagctcattgctgcctgcagctgcctgcagggaggctgtagccaggtggggttgggctctgctgccaggcagccagagacagaagaaggggccccaggctgaagctgtggcagggcaggttgaggctggatgttgttaggaagttattgtcagagagagtgattggcattggaatgggctgcccagggaggtggtggagtctgtgtggctggaggtgttgcagccaaggctggctggggcactgagtgccatggtctggttggttgggcagggctgagtgctaggttgggctggctgagcttggagctctcttccaacctgcttgattctatgattctatggctccaaCTCATCTGATTAAGGGGGAAGGTGGAGTTCAGGCATCCATGGAAATCACACAGCctgctttggtttggaaggggcctgtaaagctcatccagtccaatcccctgcagtgagcagggacatctttaaccagagcaggctgctcagggtcccAGACAACCTtgcctggaatggttccagggctggagcatctcccacctctccaggcaacctgggctggagtctcagcactctcagtgtTAATTTCTCCTCCCTCTTCTAGTTgcaaaccatcactccttgtccagTCACAagtcctgctcaaaagtctgcccccagctttctgattgtCCCTTTCAAGCACTAAAGGgccaccaggaggtctccctggagccttctctaggctgagcaaGCCTAACTCAGGccagcctcacagcagagggcttccagccctcccatcactactgtggcctcctctgggccccctccaacaggtccctgtctatGCGGTGCTGAGGTCTCTAGAACTGAGTGCAGTTTTCACTGCTCTTCACCATCTCCTCAGCTGGCAGAGCTTTCAGCAGGTCTTTTGTAACTTCAGAGGTGTACAAAGAGAAGATTTTGCACTGCAGGTTATGTCAGGAGCAGGCCTGTCCCAGCAGACATTTATCTCCTCATGTTCTCCTTGCAGGTGGAGAGTGattactgcctgctgctggccttgCCCTGTGGCCGAGACCAGGAGGATGTGGTCAGTCAGACAGAGTCGCTCAAGGCTGCGTTCATCAGCTACCTGCAGGCCAAGCAAGCTGCAGGCATCATCAACGTCCCCAACCCCGGTTCTAACCAGGTATGGGCaccttgggagaggagaccaacccccacctggctccagcctcctttcagggagttgcagagagccagaaggtctcccctcagcctcctccacactaaacacccccagttcct
This is a stretch of genomic DNA from Pogoniulus pusillus isolate bPogPus1 chromosome 36, bPogPus1.pri, whole genome shotgun sequence. It encodes these proteins:
- the SPEN gene encoding msx2-interacting protein; the encoded protein is MVRETRHLWVGNLPENVREEKIIEHFKRYGRVESVKILPKRGSEGGVAAFVDFVDIKSAQKAHNSVNKMGDRDLRTDYNEPGTIPSAARGLDDTVSIASRSREVSGFRGGGGGPTYGPPPSLHAREGRYERRLDGASDNRERAYEHSAYGHHERGTGGFDRTRHYDQDYYRDPRERTLQHGLYYTSRSRSPNRFDAHDPRYEPRAREQFTLPSVVHRDIYRDEITREVRGRRPERNYQHSRSRSPHSSQSRTQSPQRLASQASRPTRSPSGSGSRSRSSSSDSISSSSSTSSDSSDSSSSSSDESPARSVQSTAVPAPASQLLPSLEKDEPRKSFGIKVQNLPVRSTDTSLKDGLFHEFKKYGKVTSVQIHGASEERYGLVFFRQQEDQEKALNASKGKLFFGMQIEVTAWIGPETESENEFRPLDERIDEFHPKATRTLFIGNLEKTTTYHDLRNIFQRFGGIVDIDIKKVNGVPQYAFLQYCDIASVCKAIKKMDGEYLGNNRLKLGFGKSMPTNCVWLDGLSTNVTDQYLTRHFCRYGPVVKVVFDRLKGMALVLYNEIEYAQAAVKETKGRKIGGNKIKVDFANRESQLAFYHSMEKTGQDIRDFYEMLAERSRDERRGSYEYAPDRTYYETVRTPGTYPEDPRREYPARGREFYAEWDPYQGDYYDPRYYDDPREYRDYRGDPYEQDIREYSYRQRERERERERFESDRDRDHERRPIERSQSPTHSRRPQSPGASPSQSERLQSDSERRIYSRSSDRSGSCSSLSPPRYDKLEKARVERYTKNEKAEKERVFEQERVDKEKRLVRKEKPEKVEKEKIDKQKRKAKIHSPSSQSSETDQENEREPSPEKLKGNSKQSKERGDKEGTAKNRLELMPCVVLTRVKEKEGKVIDQPALEKLRAKLDNDTMKSPLLEQKTQASQAEQTKSEQSKLEPVRTKVQKEKALASHVEVVDKEGKLKPKKHLKTEQTSEGANAVDLDKLEARKRRFADANLKPDRQKLEVKRSSQDEEDARVGLKKQLDATASSRETTMLREGELERKPLRKEMLKRESKKLKLDRLVPVASPKEIQETLNVGGIAVRPTLDLQARIMEAAEEPVEVQELSSKKLNPVKPQHKQVQLLDDQGTEREDARKNYSALAEDTPDHKAGQEKPQPADTEEKIGIDIDHTQSYRKQMEQSRRLKQQLEMEIAKSEKFGSPKKDVDEYERRSLVHEVGKPPQDVTDDSPPSKRKKTDQFDFEISTKRERNYRSSRQVSEDSERTSCSPSIRHFPFHEDDDMLDSPRLMPLKETKESPKIEEKGLSYSNMTVREDSLKFNPYDSSRREQMAEMAKIKLSVLSSEDDSSRWETQGKQEPGRVDISFPSSIVKRDSIRKRSVRDLEPGEVPSDSDDDGENKPHSPKASSLLESSRLSFLLRDREEKLREREERLSSSLERNKFYSFALDKTITPDTKALLERAKSLSSSREENWSFLDWDSRFASFRNNKDKEKVDSAPRPIPSWYMKKKKIRTDSEGGKLDDKKEDHKEEEQERQELFASRFLHSSIFEQDSKRLQHLERKDDELDFISGRLYGRQSSSDGTNSAADLVQEPVVLFHSRFIELTRMQQKEKEKDQKPKEVEKQEDKENRPKTPETVPDSKEPEHKTSSVVGPSSVAVLPQEPAPVTSEKVVNEKVVVETASVKEEKPSEPVAAAEEPKALPELAAPIKSEPPEQTEAPPAIEASKEAVTTTLAPEEDAVAMEHPSYLDTKPPTPGSSFSKAEDGVDPEPEGVQLIAPLSKLVQKPDDAAEPKEENPPPPSNADASVSQKVEAAAEVPPPMSDNDMEVEAPVVAKDKKSYKSKRSKTPVQSAVASVPEKPVTRKSERIDREKLKRSSSPRGEMQKLSELKVEVEKVSRNAAKSPSSAAEPENVEPSLPIGRTRRRNVRSVYATTGDNEGPSPVKDSMEVTRSTRKRGEKDPQETVAAVPTTPRRGRPPKTRRKPEEDISPIKTEAVQQEVEEAEVKDAVEAPKPTEGWRSPRSQKLTQGYSSTATSQQGKKGKNEPKADTSAESEDAAERSGQELGVGDNGNKAKVTEKEPVVSEQKRDRKELDVEKNQLEIPTAEVIEKKPVPEKVTKSKRGRYKNTKTVVDKASVCLKNVEIRLNVDEVKGALRPADEDAEPVAVSPAKMKSPQKEDILPPHFVKNEVEDSFPETEKEVLREAKQSPEAAQLAKQIELEQAVENIAKLTETPPSMAAYKEPAADVSEVRQEEEGDKPAHQASETELAAAIGSIINDISGETESFPAPPTYPAESEAEMPAEPLVLPSPREEMEPETDQAVNNILETEAAVEPAVQPVPSSAPSAVEVESKEAEVSFSESSNSAQEAETLQEAEVARKEKGRQKTTRQRRKRSTGRKGDIVEVNTFETERVQSKSPPVNEVKTKPEEASKEEKPTKVAAQVSVEPSASDASKAAAADVVVAAHEAIAETGSSPKAPTPAPLDLVTPPVPLDEGSQSGFKIRSPLENTPITPPSAPNAALPPIPAAKLPTPVPTAIVPLHAGAAKVPEWMVRHEEPRARSTPPPALPPDTKASDIDTNSSTLRKILMEPKYVSATSITSTHVTTAHAEPVSAPSLEEAPLHPAVEAIKPVSEEKPAVPITNALDPPVAEAPVFTEKEKISTVIAPKATSVISRMPHSVDLEEAPRITLVKQAPQTQTCLVNAPSPKFKQRSSTNDNSRFHPGSMSIIEERPVETGSSPGLRVNTSEGVVLLSYSGQKTEGPQRISAKISQIPPASAVDIEFQQSVSKSQIKQEPITPSQPTPKGSQTSAAYGTVSTHSSLVLGSQPYNTSPVISSVKQERTVLEKPDASHLSVQPPSSQPGKVLTQAVNTPPVLVHSQMVVNKKLSDPAALKVETKTLQPSSLSPGLSPHHPSLSGKMHSEANHISSGPSTPTDRAISHLGVTKQEPHSPRTSGHSPSPFPRTCHPGSTSSPALSSSTPVMLAPGIPVPQYISSMHPEQSVIMPPHSVTQTVSLGHLSQGEVRMNTPPLSSIPYGIRPEALHSPRAALQPQIEIKPQQSSTPQPAPMRDIVMPPLSSQHPPEEEMHYHHTTVCRGPAQVQSDVLVMQPDYRMHPSSIRLDQYNVPRDVRMIMHPHMAAVGEHHSESRQSRTPEGAVKTPPVSKTPQPGKETPKSSEGKMAHSPHSEPRLLSVPASSQLPGLPLTQPVVVPHGVQIMHPAGSSFHDYRSVYGDMRNYHTAAQLGHPQFPGASPIGLPSRSMTPSQGLPESEHSHSSQPVRSKTPQIPQDPKGPAAAGPEQSHHPTVNRHAAQIEPHVHLQRAQADTGQTSYPSPVAISMKQELPSPHQPQAVPKQSMFIPTTSGPGAPPGLPLNRPEPQSALKQEPSPHAVSQRPVDMVQLLTKYPIVWQGLLALKNDTAAVQLHFVSGNNVLAHRSLPAPEGGPPLRIAQRMRLEASQLEGVARRMMVESDYCLLLALPCGRDQEDVVSQTESLKAAFISYLQAKQAAGIINVPNPGSNQPAYVLQIFPPCEFSESHLSRLAPDLLASISNISPHLMIVIASV